Proteins encoded within one genomic window of Panicum virgatum strain AP13 chromosome 1N, P.virgatum_v5, whole genome shotgun sequence:
- the LOC120656504 gene encoding cyclin-dependent kinase B1-1: MELNIVDKYEKLEKVGEGTYGKVYKAQDKATGQLVALKKTRLEMDEEGIPPTALREISLLNLLSHSIYVVRLLAVEQAAKNGKPILYLVFEFLDTDLKKYLDVYRKGPNPRPLPPHLVKNFLFQLCKGVAHCHGHGVLHRDLKPQNLLVDKEKGILKIADLGLGRAFTVPMKSYTHEIVTLWYRAPEVLLGATHYSTGVDMWSVGCIFAEMVRRQALFPGDSELQQLLHIFRLLGTPTEEQWPGVSGLRDWHEFPQWKPQSLARAVPTLEPEGIDLLSKMLQLDPANRISAIAAMDHPYFNSLDKSQF; encoded by the exons ATGGAGCTCAACATCGTGGACAAGTACGAGAAGCTGGAGAAGGTGGGGGAGGGCACCTACGGCAAGGTGTACAAGGCGCAGGACAAGGCCACGGGCCAGCTCGTCGCCCTCAAGAAGACCCGCCTCGAGATGGAcgaggagggcatcccgccCACCGCGCTCCGCGAGATCTCCCTCCTCAACCTCCTCTCCCACTCCATCTACGTCGTCCGCCTTCTCGCCGTCGAGCAGGCCGCCAAGAACGGCAAGCCCATCCTCTACCTCGTCTTCGAGTTCCTCGACACCGACCTCAAGAAGTATCTCGACGTCTACCGCAAGGGGCCCAACCCCAGGCCGCTACCCCCGCACCTCGTCAAG AATTTTCTGTTTCAGTTATGCAAAGGAGTTGCTCACTGCCATGGCCATGGTGTCCTTCACCG GGATTTAAAGCCGCAAAACCTGCTGGTTGACAAGGAGAAGGGGATACTGAAGATTGCCGATCTTGGGCTTGGTAGAGCTTTCACTGTGCCAATGAAAAGCTACACCCATGAG ATTGTGACACTTTGGTATAGGGCTCCTGAAGTTTTGCTTGGAGCAACACATTACTCAACTGGTGTTGATATGTGGTCTGTTGGATGTATCTTTG CTGAAATGGTCAGAAGACAAGCTCTCTTTCCCGGTGACTCTGAGTTGCAACAGTTGCTTCACATTTTCAG GTTATTGGGAACTCCTACTGAGGAGCAGTGGCCTGGAGTCAGTGGTTTGAGGGATTGGCACGAGTTTCCACAATGGAAGCCCCAGAGTTTGGCCCGTGCTGTCCCAACGCTGGAACCTGAGGGCATTGATCTGCTATCA AAAATGCTTCAGCTTGATCCTGCAAACAGGATATCAGCCATCGCCGCGATGGACCATCCCTACTTTAACAGCCTTGACAAGTCCCAGTTCTAG
- the LOC120656502 gene encoding uncharacterized protein LOC120656502 has product MATLAPGVLLKLLQSMHTDDRVAGDHRSAVLQVTAVVPALTASTTDSLLVPSNGFLLNLSDGLHSTYVQLPPADADALLLAARPHLVGHLVHLDRLRFARPVPRAVGLRVVPSSRALPCVGTPEPLVARPAACARGYLIQPAASPSDAAPPLMPSSGSETSDAVKRTVLGPKNAVAEPTPPTTGSAVKRRFSSPAPSKQRDPSPSVKAASRAPSPSVKGASRASSPAVRGTPRATSPAPSKCVVPSLVAAKEENRRAAREPAIVVPSRYRQPSPAGGKRGAASPAVGGRRASSSPSSRRLSGEGTSKKKVGVLVAGISKMTDLGNGSAMKPGRKSWDDPTLSLAAAAAGSVIKSRAKVDKDTILRTQEAMSRRLSDATTEQYSTDDSSVVERPKPHKKIESTSVKAKTVVPKIKIHDPKWTDGSIPLDALSDQLSKIGREAIERRDAAAIVAASALQEAMLTESVVRNLSKFSEICSSSKTSNPLSTVDIFLAVYEDTLKWKTIAESMVTVEADGAFLEKSSHDWVHAALATDLEVLKLLNGASESISRLKSTNRPKAPSVEPPRTSLSRKLSLGTSAKVQSKVSPSSPGSSTWNNTESMYQTVELAKTLWREMHMWFLNFVDEALDVGFHLFEDQDMASKGQHSSHITVVLSQFKKISDWLDGVGKIAKEEKTKEKIEYLKHKIYGFVISHMGSAFESSVSVSSRS; this is encoded by the exons atggcGACGCTCGCGCCGGGGGTGCTgctta AACTCCTGCAGTCCATGCACACCGACGaccgcgtcgccggcgaccaccGCTCCGCGGTGCTCCAGGTCACCGCCGTCGTCCCGGCGCTCACCGCCTCCACCACCGACTCCCTCCTCGTCCCCTCCAACGGCTTCCTCCTCAACCTCTCCGACGGCCTCCACTCCACCTACGTCCAGCTTCcccccgccgacgccgacgcgctcctcctcgccgcgcgcccgcACCTCGTCGGACACCTCGTCCACCTCGACCGCCTCCGATTCGCGCGCCCCGTGCCCCGCGCCGTCGGCCTGCGCGTCGTCCCGTCCTCCCGCGCCCTCCCCTGCGTCGGCACCCCCGAGCCGCTCgtcgcccgccccgccgcctgcgcccgcgGATACCTCATCCAGCCCGCCGCGTCGCCAtccgacgccgcgccgccgctcatgCCGTCCTCCGGTTCTGAAACCAGTGACGCCGTCAAAAGGACGGTCCTTGGGCCCAAgaacgccgtcgccgagccCACGCCGCCAACGACCGGCTCGGCCGTCAAGCGGCGGTTCTCATCCCCGGCGCCGTCCAAGCAGCGAGATCCGTCGCCCTCCGTGAAAGCCGCCTCACGGGCGCCATCTCCATCGGTGAAGGGTGCATCCAGGGCGTCCTCGCCCGCGGTGAGGGGCACGCCCAGGgcgacgtcgccggcgccgtccaAGTGCGTCGTGCCCAGCCTCGTTGCGGCCAAGGAGGAGAATCGCCGGGCTGCTAGGGAGCCGGCGATTGTCGTCCCATCAAGGTACCGCCAGCCTTCACCGGCTGGAGGGAAAAGGGGAGCGGCGTCTCCGGCGGTTGGTGGGAGGCGGGCATCCTCGTCCCCTAGTTCGCGGCGGCTGTCCGGGGAAGGGACCAGCAAGAAGAAGGTTGGAGTACTGGTGGCTGGGATCTCCAAGATGACAGATTTGGGAAATGGGTCAGCCATGAAGCCCGGGAGGAAGAGCTGGGACGATCCAACATTGTCCCTTGCAGCGGCAGCTGCAGGTTCTGTGATAAAATCCAGGGCCAAGGTTGACAAGGATACTATCCTCAGGACTCAG GAAGCAATGTCAAGACGATTAAGTGATGCTACAACAGAACAATACAGTACTGACGATTCCTCTGTTGTTGAGCGGCCAAAGCCTCATAAGAAGATAGAATCTACATCAGTAAAGGCGAAAACCGTAGTTCCAAAAATTAAAATTCATGATCCTAAATGGACTGATGGCAGCATTCCATTGGATGCACTTTCTGATCAACTCTCAAAAATCGGAAGG GAAGCTATTGAACGTAGAGATGCAGCAGCAATTGTTGCTGCTAGTGCTCTGCAAGAGGCGATGCTCACTGAATCAGTTGTCAGGAACCTAAG CAAGTTCTCTGAAATTTGCTCGTCATCAAAGACCTCCAATCCACTCTCAACAGTCGATATTTTCCTTGCTGTCTATGAAGATACTCTCAAGTGGAAGACAATTGCCGAGTCTATGGTGACCGTTGAGGCTGACGGGGCATTCTTGGAGAAATCATCTCATGATTGGGTTCATGCTGCCTTAGCCACTGATCTTGAAGTTCTCAAGCTACTGAATGGTGCCTCCGAATCCATCTCTCGGTTGAAGAGCACCAATAGGCCAAAGGCTCCTTCAGTGGAaccaccaagaacaagcctATCCAGGAAGCTGTCACTTGGAACTTCAGCAAAAGTCCAGTCTAAGGTCTCACCGAGCTCTCCAGGAAGCTCCACATGGAACAACACTGAGAGCATGTATCAGACAGTTGAGCTTGCTAAGACCTTGTGGCGTGAGATGCATATGTGGTTCCTGAATTTTGTGGATGAAGCATTGGATGTGGGTTTCCACTTGTTTGAAGACCAGGATATGGCAAGTAAGGGGCAGCACAGCAGCCACATAACAGTGGTTCTTTCACAATTCAAGAAGATCAGTGACTGGTTGGATGGAGTTGGGAAGATTGCTAAGGAGGAGAAAACAAAGGAGAAGATTGAGTACTTGAAGCACAAGATTTATGGGTTTGTCATTAGCCACATGGGGTCTGCATTTGAGAGCTCTGTCTCAGTTTCATCTAGGAGTTGA
- the LOC120656503 gene encoding adenosine kinase 2-like, translating to MASEGVLLGMGNPLLDISAVVDDAFLTKYDIKLNNAILAEEKHLPMYDELASKSNVDYIAGGATQNSIRVAQWMLQTPGATSYMGCIGKDKFGEEMKKNAQAAGVTAHYYEDETAPTGTCAVCVVGGERSLVANLSAANCYKSEHLKRPENWALVEKAKYIYIAGFFLTVSPDSIQLVAEHAAANNKVFLMNLSAPFICEFFRDAQEKVLPYVDYIFGNETEAKIFAKVRGWETENIEEIALKISQLPLASGKQKRIAVITQGADPVVVAEDGKVKTFPVILLPKEKLVDTNGAGDAFVGGFLSQLVQGKSIEDCVRAGCYAANVIIQRSGCTYPEKPDFN from the exons ATGGCGAGCGAGGGCGTGCTCCTGGGGATGGGCAACCCCCTCCTCGACATCTCCGCCGTCGTCGACGACGCCTTCCTCACGAA GTATGACATCAAGCTCAACAATGCCATTCTGGCCGAGGAGAAGCACTTGCCTAT GTATGATGAGTTGGccagcaagagcaatgttgacTATATTGCCGGAG GAGCCACCCAAAACTCTATCAGGGTTGCCCAA TGGATGCTTCAAACTCCTGGTGCAACGAGTTACATGGGATGCATCGGAAAGGACAAATTTGGTGAGGAGATGAAGAAGAATGCTCAAGCTGCAGGAGTTACT GCTCACTACTACGAGGATGAGACTGCTCCTACAGGCACATGTGCTGTATGCGTCGTTGGCGGTGAAAG GTCATTGGTTGCAAATCTGTCGGCAGCAAACTGTTACAAATCTGAGCATCTAAAGAGACCAGAGAACTGGGCACTAG TTGAGAAGGCAAAATACATCTACATTGCTGGATTTTTCCTTACGGTGTCGCCTGATTCTATTCAGCTAGTTGCTGAGCATGCTGCAGCAAACAACAAG GTGTTCCTGATGAACCTTTCTGCTCCCTTCATCTGTGAGTTTTTCCGTGATGCCCAAGAGAAGGTTCTCCC GTATGTTGACTACATCTTCGGAAATGAAACTGAGGCAAAGATCTTCGCCAAAGTCCGTGGTTGGGAG ACTGAGAATATTGAGGAGATTGCTTTGAAGATCTCCCAGCTTCCTCTGGCTTCAGGCAAACAAAAGAGGATTGCTGTCATTACTCAGGGTGCTGATCCAGTTGTTGTTGCTGAGGATGGAAAG GTGAAAACATTCCCTGTTATCCTATTGCCCAAGGAGAAGCTTGTCGACACCAACGGTGCAG GTGACGCCTTCGTTGGAGGCTTCCTCTCTCAGTTGGTCCAGGGCAAGAGCATCGAAGACTGCGTGAGGGCCGGTTGCTACGCTGCCAATGTCATCATCCAGCGCTCTGGCTGCACGTACCCTGAGAAGCCAGACTTCAACTAG